The sequence CATTGCCATTAAGCAGAATTTAGTATCTTATTGTTGTTTGTTTCCTTATTTTGATTAACATTATTGCTGTCAAATTAATTTAGATtggttaaacttttttttttttttttcgttttttttgttttatttaaataagatatggCATGGGTTGAGATTTTAAATATGATGGAAATTACTTGTCAATATGCACCAGTTTTGGCATGCTGCTTATCTTTTGCTGGTGTCTAATGATCTTTGCACACTGTCCATATGTCAATGATCAAAGCTAGTAATAGCATgtgttttttaataataattcccTAATTCAGGATTTTGACCTGGGAGGATGGGTATTTTGATCATCCAAAACCATCAAAAATTGAGGGAAGTGTGTCAGATAACATTTACTTCAGTGGAATGAAGAGCATATCCTTTTCAAGCTGTGAGACAATTACGGATGATTGCGGATCTGGGGGATATCCAATTGGACTAGCTGTTGCTAATATGTCATCACTTCAGTATGCCATGGGAGAGGGGTAAAGTCTTGTGTTTCACCCTTATCATTTTGTCTTTCATGCTTTCTTTCATTCTCTAATGACAAATAAGTTTtacaaaagcaaattaaaagtAAGTTCAAATTACTTTTTTAATGGAGCAATGTTTTTTTATGGAGGTGTTTAGGATAGAGCCTCAAGGATTTGATCTTGGAGGCAACTTCCTTTAGACTCCTCTTAATCATCTTATGCCACCGTCAGTTCTAAAGTTATGGTTAGTCATCATTAATCTGCAAGTTTTAGCCATATTGCTAGGCAATATATCTACAAGTGAGTTTTTATGAATCTTAGATGTAGAAAGAAGTTGACTATGGACTTCCATATATTTATCAGGTTTGTTGGTGAGGTTGCATACACAGGGACACATAGCTGGGTTTTCTCCAACAGTCTTTTTACCAGAGAATCTTACTCAGAGCTAGTTCCTGATGTAAGaatataatcataatagttaaaaaaaaaaaaaaaaaaatagcagttAATGTTTCGTGGTATTGAGCAGAGCATCTCACAAATGCAATTCTTTCCTTTGACAATGGCAGGATGGATGGCTTCTTCAGTTTGCGCTGGGTATGAAGGTAAAATAGACTGATATCATATGCTAACACCTCTTTTTATCACATATGCAACTCCAACTATTTTCTAGGTTTCTGCATGGATCACACAAGGCTTATGGTTGTATAGTACACTCATATAGACTGGACACACTTGCAGACATAAGTCTCAGgaaggtttattttatttttgtgcagACAATATTGCTTGTACCTCTACTTCCTGATGGAGTTTTGCAACTTGGCTCATTAGAAGTGGTGCGTATTTTCTGAACTTCATCAGTGGATGTGAAATTTCCTAGTCTAAATAGGCTAGTTGATACCCACGGCGGTATCAGTTTGATAAGTTCTGTCCTGTTGTACCTCTGTCATCATACTTTAGTCTATAAATAGTTGTAAGGTACATTTGAAGTCATATGTGGACGATGTGGCATCAATGTTCATATGTACCATGGCACATGTAACTGACATGCTCTTCACATGCTCTTCCCCCTCCCTTGCACTCCCTTGTCTATAAATTGGACTTTCAACATATTTATCAGTATGAACTCTCACCTCCTGTCTTGCCTGCACATTGCTCTATCAATATTCAATTTATCTGTGggctatttatatttttgatatccCAGGTTGCTGAAGATATTGCAGTGGTGGCTTCAGTCAAAGATTCATTCAATTCCATTTGCAACGTCATGGAGAATGCTGTACCTTCAATGTTACAGAGGAATATAGTAGATTACTCATTGTCATCTTCTACACTTGTGGAGAACATAGGTGAACCACTGATGGAGAATATAGATCGACCATCAGGTCTAATAGTTAGCAAACTGAAAGTTGAAAATTCGGAGGATGTTGACAGCATTAGAGTGATGGAAAACAAATACTCAACTTTAAAGAAATGGATGCCAGGGTCTACTGTTCAAGACATGCAACTGGAGTCTGGAAAATATGTGCCAGGTATTCTCAAGAGAAATAGTCAAAATGAGTTTGATATCCCTGAAGAATCATATCTACTGAGAGAATGCATAAGTGCAAGCCAGCTGGAGATGTTGGACAGTAAGATGTTTGAGTTGTCTTGTCTGGAAGAAGAACTACTGGCTTATACTTCTTCTAGCACTCACAACATGGAAGTGTTAGGAGAATCCTTCAATGGAGTTAATTCTTGTTCTGCTGGAGACATCGAAACACAACTGTTTGGAGACGATAATATTTATGATGGAAATTACAGAAGTATGGGCAATTGCTTTAGCTTTCCTGAAGATTTTGAACTTCACAAAGCACTTGGACCTGCTTTCCAGATAAAAACTAGTGAACAGCCATGGGACTCATCATTTGTGGTTGAGGATGCATGTAATAGCTCAAGTTT comes from Ziziphus jujuba cultivar Dongzao chromosome 6, ASM3175591v1 and encodes:
- the LOC107409554 gene encoding transcription factor EMB1444 isoform X2, encoding MGTTALRQFLKSLCSNSQWNYAVFWKLNHQNPLILTWEDGYFDHPKPSKIEGSVSDNIYFSGMKSISFSSCETITDDCGSGGYPIGLAVANMSSLQYAMGEGFVGEVAYTGTHSWVFSNSLFTRESYSELVPDDGWLLQFALGMKVAEDIAVVASVKDSFNSICNVMENAVPSMLQRNIVDYSLSSSTLVENIGEPLMENIDRPSGLIVSKLKVENSEDVDSIRVMENKYSTLKKWMPGSTVQDMQLESGKYVPGILKRNSQNEFDIPEESYLLRECISASQLEMLDSKMFELSCLEEELLAYTSSSTHNMEVLGESFNGVNSCSAGDIETQLFGDDNIYDGNYRSMGNCFSFPEDFELHKALGPAFQIKTSEQPWDSSFVVEDACNSSSLICNKDFFGIAEEWQFTKTNDEMSEPVGANLCSVADDSSSTLSESVLTYTSSSKQFSACQPQTHSSMSPWVKNFPETGILDGSAFLAKEKTSASFNGVMKTLIDKEMQVKNCSYLQPRKGQKSNGRTTRAKSGNNQRPRPRDRQLIQDRVKELRELVPNGSKCSIDGLLDQTIKHMLYLRSVTEQAEKLKPYMHQETNGWKNCESSQNEKDFQNGTSLAFEWGSETPICPIVVEDLEQPGHMLIEMQCDGHEHFFEITQVIGRLELTIIKGVMENRSNTTWAHFVVEVSKGFHRMDIFWPLLHLLQRRKNLISSKI
- the LOC107409554 gene encoding transcription factor EMB1444 isoform X1; amino-acid sequence: MGTTALRQFLKSLCSNSQWNYAVFWKLNHQNPLILTWEDGYFDHPKPSKIEGSVSDNIYFSGMKSISFSSCETITDDCGSGGYPIGLAVANMSSLQYAMGEGFVGEVAYTGTHSWVFSNSLFTRESYSELVPDDGWLLQFALGMKTILLVPLLPDGVLQLGSLEVVAEDIAVVASVKDSFNSICNVMENAVPSMLQRNIVDYSLSSSTLVENIGEPLMENIDRPSGLIVSKLKVENSEDVDSIRVMENKYSTLKKWMPGSTVQDMQLESGKYVPGILKRNSQNEFDIPEESYLLRECISASQLEMLDSKMFELSCLEEELLAYTSSSTHNMEVLGESFNGVNSCSAGDIETQLFGDDNIYDGNYRSMGNCFSFPEDFELHKALGPAFQIKTSEQPWDSSFVVEDACNSSSLICNKDFFGIAEEWQFTKTNDEMSEPVGANLCSVADDSSSTLSESVLTYTSSSKQFSACQPQTHSSMSPWVKNFPETGILDGSAFLAKEKTSASFNGVMKTLIDKEMQVKNCSYLQPRKGQKSNGRTTRAKSGNNQRPRPRDRQLIQDRVKELRELVPNGSKCSIDGLLDQTIKHMLYLRSVTEQAEKLKPYMHQETNGWKNCESSQNEKDFQNGTSLAFEWGSETPICPIVVEDLEQPGHMLIEMQCDGHEHFFEITQVIGRLELTIIKGVMENRSNTTWAHFVVEVSKGFHRMDIFWPLLHLLQRRKNLISSKI
- the LOC107409554 gene encoding transcription factor EMB1444 isoform X3 yields the protein MPPSVLKLWFVGEVAYTGTHSWVFSNSLFTRESYSELVPDDGWLLQFALGMKTILLVPLLPDGVLQLGSLEVVAEDIAVVASVKDSFNSICNVMENAVPSMLQRNIVDYSLSSSTLVENIGEPLMENIDRPSGLIVSKLKVENSEDVDSIRVMENKYSTLKKWMPGSTVQDMQLESGKYVPGILKRNSQNEFDIPEESYLLRECISASQLEMLDSKMFELSCLEEELLAYTSSSTHNMEVLGESFNGVNSCSAGDIETQLFGDDNIYDGNYRSMGNCFSFPEDFELHKALGPAFQIKTSEQPWDSSFVVEDACNSSSLICNKDFFGIAEEWQFTKTNDEMSEPVGANLCSVADDSSSTLSESVLTYTSSSKQFSACQPQTHSSMSPWVKNFPETGILDGSAFLAKEKTSASFNGVMKTLIDKEMQVKNCSYLQPRKGQKSNGRTTRAKSGNNQRPRPRDRQLIQDRVKELRELVPNGSKCSIDGLLDQTIKHMLYLRSVTEQAEKLKPYMHQETNGWKNCESSQNEKDFQNGTSLAFEWGSETPICPIVVEDLEQPGHMLIEMQCDGHEHFFEITQVIGRLELTIIKGVMENRSNTTWAHFVVEVSKGFHRMDIFWPLLHLLQRRKNLISSKI